From a region of the Oryza sativa Japonica Group chromosome 6, ASM3414082v1 genome:
- the LOC4340424 gene encoding putative flavin-containing monooxygenase 2 isoform X2, translated as MDATKKRVAIVGAGASGLTACKHALAKGFRPVVFEAAGDGVGGVWRRTLASTRLQTPAFAYRFSDFPWPADVSGAEVFPRHDQVVEYLAAYARRHGVTECVRFGCKVLAAEYAGVPDEEAAAWERWSGNGEAFGDGSGEWLLTVQHPGSEATQIHRVDFLILCTGRFSGVAHTPTFPPNRGPEVFHGQVLHSMDYSNMGHAAADELIRGKRVAVVGSGKSAFDTVAECAAANEMAAVEAGRDLLQDADPDGEARDGAGGELRGINVGLPARSPPRQVLRQGGGRQHPDQEGKIFQLLHGRLGARRRRHRRARRRRRRRARHRLPWRPEAHGHVRLGDVQAADSSSSSVQAVRAPADPADGGDRVHREPDEHLHLRDDGQVGGAPPRRRVPAAERRADGGERGGVGRTPGDEEARRGRRRQAVPRRR; from the exons ATGGATGCGACCAAGAAGCGTGTGGccatcgtcggcgccggcgccagcggCCTGACGGCGTGCAAGCACGCGCTGGCGAAGGGCTTCCGGCCGGTGGTCTtcgaggccgccggcgacggcgtcggcggcgtgtgGAGGCGCACGCTGGCGTCGACGAGGCTGCAGACGCCGGCGTTCGCCTACCGGTTCTCCGACTTCCCGTGGCCGGCGGACGTGTCGGGCGCCGAGGTGTTCCCGCGGCACGACCAGGTGGTCGAATACCTCGCCGCCTACGCGCGGCGCCACGGCGTGACGGAGTGCGTCCGGTTCGGCTGCAAGGTGCTCGCCGCCGAGTACGCCGGGGTGCCcgatgaggaggcggcggcgtgggagcgGTGGTCGGGGAATGGCGAGGCCTTCGGCGACGGCTCCGGCGAGTGGCTTCTCACGGTGCAGCACCCTGGATCCGAAGCTACCCAG ATACACAGGGTCGATTTCCTGATACTCTGCACTGGGAGATTCAGTGGAGTTGCCCACACCCCAACATTTCCACCCAACCGAGGCCCCGAAGTGTTCCACGGCCAAGTGCTTCACTCCATGGACTACTCCAACAtgggccacgccgccgccgacgagctgaTCAGAGGCaagcgcgtcgccgtcgtcggctccGGCAAGTCGGCCTTCGACACGGTGGCGGAGTGCGCCGCTGCAAACG aGATGGCTGCTGTCGAAGCTGGCAGAGACCTACTTCAAGATGCAGATCCCGATGGAGAAGCACGGGATGGTGCCGGAGGAGAGCTTCGCGGGATCAATGTCGGGCTGCCGGCTCGGAGTCCTCCCCGACAAGTTCTACGACAGGGTGGAGGAAGGCAGCATCCTGATCAAGAGGGCAAGATCTTTCAGCTTCTGCACGGACGGCTTggtgctcgacgacgacgacaccggcgagcgcgtcgacgccgacgtcgtcgtGCTCGCCACCGGCTTCCGTGGCGACCAGAAGCTCACGGACATGTTCGTCTCGGCGACGTTCAAGCAGCAGATAGTAGCAGCTCCTCTGTACAG GCAGTGCGTGCACCCGCGGATCCCGCAGATGGCGGTGATCGGGTACACCGAGAACCTGACGAGCATCTACACCTTCGAGATGATGGCCAAGTGGGTGGcgcacctcctcgccggcgcgttCCGGCTGCCGAGCGTCGTGCGGatggaggcgagcgcggcggagtGGGACGAACACCTGGCGATGAGGAGgcacggcgagggcggcggcggcaagccgtGCCTCGGCGGCGTTAG
- the LOC4340424 gene encoding probable flavin-containing monooxygenase 1 isoform X1, with translation MDATKKRVAIVGAGASGLTACKHALAKGFRPVVFEAAGDGVGGVWRRTLASTRLQTPAFAYRFSDFPWPADVSGAEVFPRHDQVVEYLAAYARRHGVTECVRFGCKVLAAEYAGVPDEEAAAWERWSGNGEAFGDGSGEWLLTVQHPGSEATQIHRVDFLILCTGRFSGVAHTPTFPPNRGPEVFHGQVLHSMDYSNMGHAAADELIRGKRVAVVGSGKSAFDTVAECAAANGGRYPCAMICRSGRWMVNGGFVWGVSLGHLFCNRLAELTVHKPGEGLALALLAILLTPLRWLLSKLAETYFKMQIPMEKHGMVPEESFAGSMSGCRLGVLPDKFYDRVEEGSILIKRARSFSFCTDGLVLDDDDTGERVDADVVVLATGFRGDQKLTDMFVSATFKQQIVAAPLYRQCVHPRIPQMAVIGYTENLTSIYTFEMMAKWVAHLLAGAFRLPSVVRMEASAAEWDEHLAMRRHGEGGGGKPCLGGVSTWYNDEMCRDMGYEPRRKKGILAATLVSSEV, from the exons ATGGATGCGACCAAGAAGCGTGTGGccatcgtcggcgccggcgccagcggCCTGACGGCGTGCAAGCACGCGCTGGCGAAGGGCTTCCGGCCGGTGGTCTtcgaggccgccggcgacggcgtcggcggcgtgtgGAGGCGCACGCTGGCGTCGACGAGGCTGCAGACGCCGGCGTTCGCCTACCGGTTCTCCGACTTCCCGTGGCCGGCGGACGTGTCGGGCGCCGAGGTGTTCCCGCGGCACGACCAGGTGGTCGAATACCTCGCCGCCTACGCGCGGCGCCACGGCGTGACGGAGTGCGTCCGGTTCGGCTGCAAGGTGCTCGCCGCCGAGTACGCCGGGGTGCCcgatgaggaggcggcggcgtgggagcgGTGGTCGGGGAATGGCGAGGCCTTCGGCGACGGCTCCGGCGAGTGGCTTCTCACGGTGCAGCACCCTGGATCCGAAGCTACCCAG ATACACAGGGTCGATTTCCTGATACTCTGCACTGGGAGATTCAGTGGAGTTGCCCACACCCCAACATTTCCACCCAACCGAGGCCCCGAAGTGTTCCACGGCCAAGTGCTTCACTCCATGGACTACTCCAACAtgggccacgccgccgccgacgagctgaTCAGAGGCaagcgcgtcgccgtcgtcggctccGGCAAGTCGGCCTTCGACACGGTGGCGGAGTGCGCCGCTGCAAACG GTGGCAGGTATCCGTGCGCCATGATCTGCCGGAGCGGGCGGTGGATGGTGAACGGCGGGTTCGTGTGGGGCGTCAGCCTTGGACACCTCTTCTGCAACCGGCTGGCCGAGCTCACCGTTCACAAGCCCGGCGAGGGGCTTGCATTGGCCCTCCTCGCAATTCTGCTCACCCCTTTG aGATGGCTGCTGTCGAAGCTGGCAGAGACCTACTTCAAGATGCAGATCCCGATGGAGAAGCACGGGATGGTGCCGGAGGAGAGCTTCGCGGGATCAATGTCGGGCTGCCGGCTCGGAGTCCTCCCCGACAAGTTCTACGACAGGGTGGAGGAAGGCAGCATCCTGATCAAGAGGGCAAGATCTTTCAGCTTCTGCACGGACGGCTTggtgctcgacgacgacgacaccggcgagcgcgtcgacgccgacgtcgtcgtGCTCGCCACCGGCTTCCGTGGCGACCAGAAGCTCACGGACATGTTCGTCTCGGCGACGTTCAAGCAGCAGATAGTAGCAGCTCCTCTGTACAG GCAGTGCGTGCACCCGCGGATCCCGCAGATGGCGGTGATCGGGTACACCGAGAACCTGACGAGCATCTACACCTTCGAGATGATGGCCAAGTGGGTGGcgcacctcctcgccggcgcgttCCGGCTGCCGAGCGTCGTGCGGatggaggcgagcgcggcggagtGGGACGAACACCTGGCGATGAGGAGgcacggcgagggcggcggcggcaagccgtGCCTCGGCGGCGTTAGCACGTGGTACAACGACGAGATGTGCCGGGACATGGGGTACGAgccgaggaggaagaaagggatTCTTGCAGCTACGCTGGTatcctctgaagtctga